The Gemmatimonadota bacterium DH-78 region CCGGGATCAGGTTCGCGGCGGCGATGTAGACGAAGCTTCCGGCCGTGACCGGGAGAAGGGCCGCCGAGAAGCCTTCCACCCGCTGGCCCACCACCAGCGCGATCGCGACACCGGCGAAAGCCACGAACGCCGACAGCACGTTGAAGGTGAGCGCCTTGCGTACCGAGAGTCCACCGTGCACCAGCACGGCGAAGTCCCCGATCTCCTGGGGGATCTCGTGCAGGGCGATCGCCACCGTGGTCGCCACGCCCGCGGCGGGGTCGATGAGGAAGGCGGCTCCGATCGCCATGCCGTCGATGAGATTGTGAGCCCCGTCGCCCACCAGATTCATCCACACCACCGGATGCGGCTCCGCGCAGTCCTCCCCGAGACCGTGGCCGGGAGGATGCAGGTCGCCCCCCGGCTCGGAGAGGCGGACCGCGTCGGCGTGGTGATGGAACCAGAGTCCCCGCTCCAGCAGGAAGAACCCGAGAAACCCGGCGAGAAAGAGGAGCGGTACCTCGAGGCTGTGGTGCCCGAACGCCTCTTCCGCTTCGGGCAGCAGATGCAGCATCGCGCCACCGACCAGGAACCCGGCGGCCAGGCTCACGAGCAGCGGCAGCCGGCGCCTCAACACGTCGGGGTCGCGCGACAGGGTCACCACGCCCACCAGCGACAGCAGGCTGACCAGGAAGACGGCGAGAAAGGCGTGGAGAGCGGGGGTCACGGCTTCGGGGTTCGGGGCGGACAGGGTCGCGACACACCATAACACGCTCGTCCATACCTGCGCGTTCCGGCGGCGCGTCTCGATCGCGCCTGCGCGGTCAGGCGGCGTCGAGCCGGGGTCCTGACTAGACTACGTGGAGTCCCTACGAAGTTCCCGACCCCGAATGGAGCACCACGAATGAAGCGAGCGGAGATGCGGGCCCGGCTCGAGCGGCGCAGCGAACCCTGGGACCTCGCGATCGTCGGCGGCGGGGCCACGGGCCTCGGGGTGGCCGTGGATGCGGCGGCCCGGGGGTACTCGGTCGCGCTGTTCGAGGGAGTGGACTTCGGCAAGGGCACCTCGAGTCGCAGCACGAAGCTGGTGCACGGCGGGGTGCGATACCTGCGCCAGGGCAACATCCCCCTCGTCATGGATGCGCTGCGGGAGCGGGGGATTCTGCGTCGCAACGCCCCCCACCTGGTGCACGATCTGCCCTTCGTCGTGCCCAACTACGACTGGTGGGAGGCGCCCTTCTACGGCATCGGTCTCAAGGTCTACGATGCGCTCGCGGGCCGGTACGGCTTCGGGGCGTCGAAGCTGCTGTCGAAGGCGGAGACGGTGGAGCGGTTGCCCACGATCGAGACCGAGGGACTCCGGGGGGGAGTGGTCTACCACGACGGACAGTTCGACGACGCGCGGCTTCTGGTTCACCTGGCGCGGACGGCGGTGGGGCAGGGGGCCGTGCTCGTGAACCACGCGCCGGTCACCGGACTGCTGCGCGACGACGCGGGGGTGATCGCGGGCGTGCGGGTGCGCGATTCGGAGGCGGGCGACGAGCTCGAGGTGGAGGCGCGGGTGGTGGTCAACGCCACCGGACCCTTCGCCGACGGGGTGCGCCGGCTCGACGATCCCGAGGCCCGCGGCATGATCCGGCCCAGCCAGGGCATCCACCTCGTGCTCGATCGTCGGTTCCTGCCGGGCGACTCGGCGATCATGGTACCCGATACCGACGACGGTCGCGTGCTCTTCGCGGTGCCGTGGCACGACCGGGTGATCGTGGGCACCACCGATACGCCGGTCGACGACGTCTCGCTGGAACCGGTGCCCCTGGCCGACGAAGTGGCTTTCGTGCTCGAGCACGCGGCGCG contains the following coding sequences:
- a CDS encoding ZIP family metal transporter, producing the protein MTPALHAFLAVFLVSLLSLVGVVTLSRDPDVLRRRLPLLVSLAAGFLVGGAMLHLLPEAEEAFGHHSLEVPLLFLAGFLGFFLLERGLWFHHHADAVRLSEPGGDLHPPGHGLGEDCAEPHPVVWMNLVGDGAHNLIDGMAIGAAFLIDPAAGVATTVAIALHEIPQEIGDFAVLVHGGLSVRKALTFNVLSAFVAFAGVAIALVVGQRVEGFSAALLPVTAGSFVYIAAANLIPEIHRHRDRSRALAQAMYLFGGVGITLLLRLYMHRH
- a CDS encoding glycerol-3-phosphate dehydrogenase/oxidase, with translation MKRAEMRARLERRSEPWDLAIVGGGATGLGVAVDAAARGYSVALFEGVDFGKGTSSRSTKLVHGGVRYLRQGNIPLVMDALRERGILRRNAPHLVHDLPFVVPNYDWWEAPFYGIGLKVYDALAGRYGFGASKLLSKAETVERLPTIETEGLRGGVVYHDGQFDDARLLVHLARTAVGQGAVLVNHAPVTGLLRDDAGVIAGVRVRDSEAGDELEVEARVVVNATGPFADGVRRLDDPEARGMIRPSQGIHLVLDRRFLPGDSAIMVPDTDDGRVLFAVPWHDRVIVGTTDTPVDDVSLEPVPLADEVAFVLEHAARYLVDDPGPDDVLSTFAGLRPLVGSDDADDTASLSRDHTLQISPSGLVTITGGKWTTYRKMAEDTVDHAAVLAGLEPVPCPTKELQIHGYHPAADRFGSLAVYGADAPELQALAAGDPALAEPLHPRLPALRAEVVWAAREEMARTVDDVLARRTRSLLLDARAAIEVAPDVAALLARELGRDENWEERQVASFTALAKGYLVT